In Triticum urartu cultivar G1812 chromosome 6, Tu2.1, whole genome shotgun sequence, the following proteins share a genomic window:
- the LOC125513431 gene encoding putative HVA22-like protein g — MVVGSFITRALILVLGYAYPAYDCYKTVELNRPEIEQLRFWCQYWILLAMLTVFERVGDNFISWLPMYSEAKLAFIVYLWYPKTQGTSYVYESFFKPYIAKHESEIDRNLLELRTRASDMAVTYFHKVADYSQSRFHEILQYVASQSQRSRSQAQQQQQRPPPPRTRMANPAPPPVPAPTAPPMPPQPAQVPPTPPRMQVQDKGPVPVAPPGAVPPVQQQTPSGPGPVTGNSPPNSEDMLVDQSGPSTSNVPLRPTMPEDEETLIQEAIRLTRGRLRRRMGGSGPPSN, encoded by the exons ATGGTTGTTGGATCATTCATTACCAGAGCTTTGAT ACTTGTTCTTGGATATGCATATCCGGCTTATGATTGTTACAAGACAGTGGAGCTGAATAGGCCTGAGATTGAGCAGTTGCGGTTCTGGTGTCAGTACTG GATTTTACTTGCAATGCTTACTGTTTTCGAGAGAGTTGGGGATAATTTCATATCATG GTTGCCGATGTATAGTGAAGCAAAGCTGGCTTTTATTGTGTATTTGTGGTATCCTAAGACACAG GGGACTTCATATGTCTATGAGTCGTTCTTCAAGCCGTATATCGCAAAACATGAATCTGAGATTGATCGCAATCTTCTTGAGTTGAGGACAAGGGCTAGTGATATGGCTGTTACTTACTTCCACAAGGTTGCAGACTACAGCCAGTCAAGGTTCCATGAGATCTTGCAATATGTTGCTTCTCAATCACAAAGATCTCGTTCTCAG GCACAGCAACAGCAGCAGCGTCCACCACCTCCACGGACTCGGATGGCGAATCCTGCACCACCACCTGTTCCTGCACCAACGGCACCACCGATGCCACCACAGCCCGCCCAAGTTCCTCCTACTCCACCAAGGATGCAGGTGCAAGATAAGGGCCCAGTTCCAGTTGCCCCTCCTGGCGCAGTGCCTCCTGTGCAGCAACAAACACCTTCCGGTCCTGGCCCTGTCACCGGCAACAGCCCCCCAAACAGTGAAGACATGCTGGTTGATCAATCTGGGCCATCGACAAGCAACGTGCCACTCCGCCCAACAATGCCTGAAGACGAGGAGACGCTCATCCAGGAGGCTATTCGGTTGACTCGGGGCCGGCTCAGGAGGCGCATGGGTGGATCTGGACCTCCATCCAACTAG